The Halobacterium sp. CBA1132 genome has a segment encoding these proteins:
- a CDS encoding DUF6516 family protein has protein sequence MGANRVYRDESTKPDGSRYVMEAWQVPESEEFPQGLKYSFQYMDADGDTLLRYDNTPYHLDVGRHHRHTPDGEIEALDFTGLPDLVEQFHTEVNEIYARRTN, from the coding sequence ATGGGCGCAAACCGCGTTTATCGGGACGAAAGCACGAAGCCAGACGGCAGCAGGTACGTGATGGAGGCGTGGCAAGTCCCGGAAAGCGAGGAGTTCCCGCAGGGGTTGAAATACAGCTTCCAGTACATGGACGCTGACGGCGACACACTCCTGCGGTACGACAACACGCCCTACCACCTCGACGTAGGGCGACACCACCGACACACACCCGACGGCGAGATTGAGGCGCTCGACTTTACCGGGCTCCCCGACCTCGTCGAACAGTTCCACACCGAGGTGAACGAAATCTATGCCCGACGAACCAACTGA
- a CDS encoding helix-turn-helix domain-containing protein, with protein MPIGIDRFEDDRSDALDVREGTQPHRILQFLAANDDQAFTQTEIHEATGIKRGSVGAALSRLEDRGLVRHRGRYWAIGDDDRLASYTAQTTASSTSTTDDYYGDDE; from the coding sequence GTGCCAATCGGAATTGACCGCTTCGAGGACGACCGAAGCGACGCGCTCGACGTCCGAGAAGGGACGCAGCCGCATCGAATCCTGCAGTTCCTCGCCGCGAACGACGACCAGGCGTTCACGCAGACCGAAATCCACGAAGCGACGGGCATCAAGCGCGGGAGCGTCGGCGCCGCGCTGTCCCGACTCGAAGACCGTGGCCTCGTCCGCCACCGCGGGCGCTACTGGGCCATCGGGGACGACGACCGGCTCGCGTCGTACACCGCGCAGACCACAGCGAGCTCGACGTCGACGACCGACGACTACTACGGCGACGATGAGTGA
- a CDS encoding DNA-directed RNA polymerase subunit H has product MVDVSQHELVPEHTVLDEDELEDVLVDYDIDRTDLPKIKRKDPALPDDAEVGDVVKIVRDSRTTDKAIVYRLVIE; this is encoded by the coding sequence ATGGTAGACGTAAGCCAACATGAACTCGTCCCCGAGCACACAGTTCTCGACGAGGATGAACTCGAGGACGTGCTCGTGGACTACGACATCGACCGGACGGACCTGCCGAAGATCAAACGGAAGGACCCTGCCCTGCCGGACGACGCGGAGGTCGGCGACGTCGTCAAAATCGTGCGGGACTCGCGGACCACGGACAAAGCCATCGTGTACCGACTGGTGATCGAATAA
- the artA gene encoding archaeosortase A, translating into MVSALTDTLAWVVIAAFGTSAVLQADYRQYSRYAAVAAWTLFAAFWGLLVPYYFFEHLSVIEGVLSAAAVPACLYTAYLVGTGKRQLETLTRSIAIMGLLFLPFQTIEATRQFAIETVAQQAEWLMAQFGYYPPVVEGDHGYTAKFMFTGEHAVTGESWKFPTTVLMACTGIGSMSIVGGLALAVKAPWKRRLQALAVALPVIYGLNVIRVAFIAVAHGEQWFRGGIYKTLAFAVFPSNDPNMVSYLFADRMLAQSASVVALVVLTFALLRIVPELGGVVEDVAYIATGNEYDITERFAE; encoded by the coding sequence ATGGTATCCGCGTTGACCGACACGCTCGCGTGGGTCGTCATCGCGGCGTTCGGGACGAGCGCCGTCCTCCAGGCCGACTACCGCCAGTACAGCCGGTACGCGGCGGTCGCGGCGTGGACGCTGTTCGCGGCGTTCTGGGGGCTGCTCGTGCCGTACTACTTCTTCGAGCACTTGAGCGTCATCGAGGGCGTGCTGAGCGCGGCCGCGGTGCCCGCGTGTCTGTACACCGCGTACCTCGTCGGCACGGGGAAGCGCCAACTGGAGACGCTGACGCGCTCGATCGCGATTATGGGGCTGTTGTTCCTGCCGTTCCAGACCATCGAGGCGACGCGGCAGTTCGCCATCGAGACGGTCGCCCAGCAGGCCGAGTGGCTGATGGCGCAGTTCGGCTACTACCCGCCCGTCGTGGAGGGCGACCACGGCTACACGGCGAAATTCATGTTCACGGGCGAGCACGCCGTCACGGGCGAGTCGTGGAAGTTCCCGACGACGGTCCTGATGGCGTGTACGGGCATCGGCAGCATGTCCATCGTCGGCGGGCTCGCGCTCGCCGTGAAAGCGCCGTGGAAGCGCCGGCTACAGGCGCTGGCGGTCGCGCTCCCCGTCATCTACGGGCTGAACGTGATTCGCGTGGCGTTCATCGCCGTCGCGCACGGCGAGCAGTGGTTCCGCGGCGGCATCTACAAGACGCTCGCGTTCGCCGTGTTCCCCAGCAACGACCCGAATATGGTGTCGTATCTGTTCGCCGACCGCATGCTCGCGCAGTCCGCGTCGGTCGTCGCGCTCGTCGTGTTGACGTTCGCGCTGCTCCGCATCGTCCCGGAGCTCGGCGGCGTCGTCGAGGACGTCGCGTACATCGCGACCGGCAACGAGTACGACATCACCGAGCGCTTCGCAGAGTAG